The following proteins are co-located in the Micromonospora coriariae genome:
- the tsaB gene encoding tRNA (adenosine(37)-N6)-threonylcarbamoyltransferase complex dimerization subunit type 1 TsaB codes for MLVLVVDSSTPAVTAALVEVSADGVASRAHRCTVDARAHGELLAPQVDAVLADADARPRDLGAIVAGLGPGPFTGLRVGLVTAATMGQVLSIPTYGVCSLDGIGYPAAAGEPVLAASDARRKELYWAVYDGAGQRIIGPEVSTPAVAAARAREQGATVAVGDGAHRYAETLSLPVRVEPRYPDATVLALLAAERIRAGAPGERLTPLYLRRPDAVVATGRKPVLP; via the coding sequence GTGCTCGTACTCGTGGTGGACAGCTCGACCCCCGCGGTGACCGCAGCGCTGGTGGAGGTCTCGGCGGACGGCGTCGCGTCCCGGGCGCACCGGTGCACGGTCGACGCCCGCGCGCACGGTGAACTGCTGGCGCCTCAGGTCGACGCGGTCCTCGCCGACGCCGACGCGCGCCCGCGGGACCTGGGCGCCATCGTCGCCGGGCTCGGCCCGGGGCCGTTCACCGGGCTGCGGGTCGGCCTGGTCACCGCCGCCACCATGGGTCAGGTGCTCAGCATCCCGACGTACGGCGTCTGCTCGCTGGACGGCATCGGTTACCCGGCGGCAGCCGGCGAGCCGGTGCTGGCCGCCAGCGACGCTCGCCGCAAGGAGCTCTACTGGGCCGTCTACGACGGCGCCGGCCAGCGGATCATCGGACCCGAGGTGTCCACGCCCGCGGTGGCCGCCGCCCGCGCCCGGGAACAGGGAGCGACGGTCGCGGTCGGTGACGGTGCCCACCGGTACGCCGAGACTCTGAGCCTTCCGGTCCGGGTCGAGCCGCGCTACCCGGACGCCACAGTGCTGGCGCTGCTCGCCGCCGAGCGGATCCGGGCCGGCGCACCCGGTGAGCGGCTCACCCCGCTCTACCTGCGCCGACCGGACGCCGTGGTGGCGACCGGCCGCAAACCGGTCCTCCCATGA
- a CDS encoding alpha/beta fold hydrolase produces the protein MSPYRIPRPRTAAGRVAGLVGAAVGVAAAGLAAGVATERTLVRRLKADPTDRYAHETFGEQRYDEAFRLELPDGTDIHVEVVEPTRPVPGHPTVVLVHGFCLDMGTFHFQRQMLAARGDYRIVTYDQPGHGRSGRLESGEYDLAALGQTLRRVIDRTTPEGPLVLVGHSMGGMTIMAFAELFPELFGDRVVGTVLMATSGGLIAETKLVAPALLGRVGGPVLFMVSNATRYGGPVIDKARKSTSNVAWLLTRKYGFGTRKPSPALVSYVETMNSRTSADTVTRYLRTLATHSRFPALAALADTPVLVVVGDKDMITPVTHSEEIVRRLPHAEFVKIQDSGHVVMLEHATEVNAALERFLESLQSVEER, from the coding sequence ATGAGCCCGTACCGCATTCCACGACCGCGGACCGCGGCCGGCCGGGTCGCCGGGCTGGTCGGCGCCGCGGTCGGGGTGGCCGCGGCCGGCCTGGCGGCCGGCGTCGCGACCGAGCGCACGCTGGTCCGCCGCCTGAAGGCCGACCCGACCGACCGCTACGCGCACGAGACGTTCGGCGAGCAGCGGTACGACGAGGCGTTCCGGCTGGAGTTGCCGGACGGCACCGACATCCACGTCGAGGTGGTCGAGCCGACCCGGCCGGTGCCCGGGCACCCGACGGTGGTGCTTGTGCACGGCTTCTGCCTGGACATGGGCACGTTCCACTTCCAGCGCCAGATGCTCGCCGCGCGCGGCGACTACCGGATCGTGACGTACGACCAGCCCGGTCACGGTCGGTCCGGCCGGCTGGAGAGCGGCGAGTACGACCTCGCCGCGCTCGGCCAGACGCTGCGCCGGGTGATCGACCGGACCACGCCCGAGGGGCCCCTGGTGCTGGTCGGTCACTCGATGGGCGGCATGACGATCATGGCGTTCGCCGAGTTGTTCCCGGAGCTGTTCGGTGACCGGGTGGTGGGCACGGTGCTGATGGCCACCTCGGGCGGGCTGATCGCGGAGACCAAGCTGGTCGCGCCGGCGCTGCTCGGCCGGGTCGGTGGGCCGGTGCTGTTCATGGTCAGCAACGCCACCCGGTACGGCGGACCGGTGATCGACAAGGCCCGCAAGTCGACCTCGAACGTGGCCTGGCTGCTCACCCGCAAGTACGGCTTCGGCACCCGCAAGCCCAGCCCGGCGCTGGTGTCCTACGTGGAGACGATGAACTCCCGGACGTCCGCCGACACGGTGACCCGCTACCTGCGGACCCTGGCGACCCACTCGCGCTTCCCGGCGCTCGCGGCGCTGGCCGACACCCCTGTGCTGGTGGTGGTCGGCGACAAGGACATGATCACCCCGGTGACGCACTCGGAGGAGATCGTCCGGCGGTTGCCGCACGCCGAGTTCGTGAAGATCCAGGACAGCGGGCACGTGGTGATGCTGGAGCACGCGACCGAGGTCAACGCCGCGCTGGAGCGGTTCCTCGAGTCACTGCAGAGCGTGGAGGAACGGTGA
- the tsaE gene encoding tRNA (adenosine(37)-N6)-threonylcarbamoyltransferase complex ATPase subunit type 1 TsaE, whose amino-acid sequence MSHVVKLPTVEDTREFGRRLAGLLRAGDLVLLTGPLGAGKTALTQGIGAGLGVVGDITSPTFVIARVHRPDPARGGRVALVHADAYRLGAATDPRAEIDDLDLDASVDESVTVVEWGEGLVEQLVDAHLRVRIDRRDDDTRIVELDPVGGDWARRLADLG is encoded by the coding sequence GTGAGTCACGTCGTCAAGCTCCCGACCGTCGAGGACACCCGGGAGTTCGGCCGCCGGTTGGCCGGGCTGCTGCGCGCCGGCGACCTGGTGCTGCTGACCGGGCCGCTGGGTGCCGGCAAGACCGCCCTGACCCAGGGCATCGGCGCCGGGCTCGGGGTGGTCGGAGACATCACCTCGCCGACGTTCGTGATCGCCCGTGTGCACCGGCCCGACCCGGCCCGGGGCGGTCGGGTGGCCCTGGTGCATGCCGACGCGTACCGGCTGGGTGCCGCCACGGACCCGCGCGCCGAGATCGACGACCTGGACCTGGACGCCTCGGTCGACGAGTCGGTGACCGTGGTGGAGTGGGGCGAGGGCCTGGTGGAGCAGTTGGTGGACGCGCACCTGCGGGTCCGCATCGACCGCCGGGACGACGACACCCGGATCGTCGAGCTGGATCCGGTCGGTGGCGACTGGGCCCGGCGGCTCGCCGACCTGGGTTAG
- the ung gene encoding uracil-DNA glycosylase, with the protein MPDDAPALDLLALLPEPWRAVLTPHLDPARTAALAEFVAREYATQTVFPPLADLFSAYRLCPPQGTRVLILGQDPYHRAGQAHGLSFSVRDGVTVPPSLRNVFKELGEDLGVPKPRSGNLDGWAAQGVLLLNAVLTVRQATPGSHANSGWEEFTDATIRALDASPDRVVFLLWGGYARKKAALVTNPQHVVLEAGHPSPMNPRGFLGSRPFSAANKALADAGLPTIDWDRTAG; encoded by the coding sequence ATGCCCGACGACGCCCCCGCCCTGGATCTGCTGGCCCTGCTGCCCGAGCCGTGGCGTGCCGTGCTCACCCCCCACCTGGATCCGGCCCGCACCGCCGCGCTGGCCGAGTTCGTCGCCCGGGAGTACGCGACGCAGACCGTCTTCCCGCCGCTGGCGGACCTGTTCTCGGCATACCGGCTCTGTCCGCCGCAGGGCACCCGGGTGCTGATCCTCGGGCAGGACCCGTACCACCGGGCCGGGCAGGCGCACGGGCTGAGCTTCAGCGTCCGGGACGGGGTGACGGTGCCGCCGTCGCTGCGCAACGTCTTCAAGGAACTGGGTGAGGACCTGGGCGTGCCCAAGCCGCGCAGCGGCAACCTCGACGGCTGGGCCGCGCAGGGCGTGCTGCTGCTCAACGCGGTGCTGACGGTCCGTCAGGCCACCCCCGGCTCGCACGCCAACTCCGGTTGGGAAGAGTTCACCGACGCCACGATCCGGGCGCTGGACGCGTCACCCGACCGGGTGGTCTTCCTGCTCTGGGGCGGGTATGCCCGCAAGAAGGCCGCGCTGGTCACCAACCCGCAGCACGTGGTGCTGGAGGCCGGCCACCCGAGCCCGATGAACCCGCGCGGCTTCCTCGGCAGCCGGCCGTTCAGCGCGGCCAACAAGGCGCTCGCCGACGCCGGCCTGCCCACCATCGACTGGGACCGCACCGCCGGCTGA
- a CDS encoding NAD(P)H-hydrate dehydratase produces MRPVWRVADVRAAEAGLMGTLPEGTLMQRAAAGLARRAALVLAERGGVYGGQVLLLVGSGDNGGDALYAGERLARRGVSVSALLLTPGRAHAAGLAALRAAGGRLVDRPTGPVDLVLDGIVGIGGTGGLRTNADEVVQGLDELRGRDGVRATVLAVDVPSGVAVDTGHVPLSASGRPAAVRADVTVTFGALKPALVVGPAAPLAGQVELVDIGLRPWLRGTPALRVTEWSDLVDWWPTLGPASEKYSRGVVGVATGSETYPGAAVLSVGGALAGPTGMVRYAGGARAEVLHQHPSVIATGRVADAGRVQAWVCGSGLGTGDDAAAELRAVLAAPVPVVLDADALTLLVDGSLADRLRGRDAPIVVTPHDREFARLCGEEPGADRVAAALRLAAWMNAVVLLKGDRTVIGTPDGRAYVNPTGTPALATGGTGDVLSGLLGSLLAGGVPADRAAASAAYLHGLAGREAARGGPVTAPDVATALRPVVARLG; encoded by the coding sequence ATGAGACCGGTGTGGCGGGTGGCCGACGTGCGGGCGGCCGAGGCGGGGCTGATGGGCACGCTGCCCGAGGGCACGTTGATGCAGCGGGCCGCCGCCGGGCTGGCCCGCCGGGCCGCGCTGGTGCTCGCCGAGCGGGGCGGGGTGTACGGCGGTCAGGTGCTGCTGCTGGTCGGCTCCGGCGACAACGGTGGCGACGCCCTGTACGCCGGGGAGCGGCTGGCCCGCCGGGGCGTCTCCGTCTCCGCCCTGCTCCTCACCCCCGGGCGGGCGCACGCCGCCGGGCTGGCCGCGCTGCGGGCCGCGGGCGGCCGGTTGGTGGACCGCCCGACCGGCCCGGTCGACCTGGTCCTGGACGGCATCGTCGGCATCGGTGGCACCGGTGGGCTGCGGACGAACGCGGACGAGGTGGTCCAGGGTCTCGACGAGCTGCGCGGGCGGGACGGCGTCCGGGCCACCGTGCTGGCGGTGGACGTGCCGAGCGGAGTGGCGGTGGACACCGGGCACGTGCCGCTGTCCGCGTCCGGTCGGCCCGCCGCCGTCCGCGCGGACGTGACGGTCACCTTCGGCGCGCTGAAGCCCGCGCTGGTGGTCGGGCCGGCGGCCCCGTTGGCCGGTCAGGTAGAGCTGGTCGACATCGGGCTGCGGCCGTGGCTGCGGGGCACCCCGGCGCTGCGGGTCACCGAGTGGTCCGACCTGGTCGACTGGTGGCCGACGTTGGGCCCGGCATCGGAGAAGTACAGCCGGGGCGTGGTCGGCGTGGCGACCGGCTCGGAGACGTACCCGGGGGCAGCGGTGCTCTCCGTCGGCGGGGCGCTGGCCGGGCCGACCGGCATGGTGCGCTACGCCGGCGGCGCCCGGGCCGAGGTGCTGCACCAGCACCCTTCGGTGATCGCCACCGGCCGGGTCGCCGACGCGGGCCGGGTGCAGGCCTGGGTCTGCGGCTCCGGGCTGGGCACGGGCGACGACGCGGCGGCCGAGCTGCGCGCCGTGCTGGCCGCGCCGGTGCCCGTGGTGCTCGACGCCGACGCGCTGACCCTGCTGGTCGACGGTTCGCTCGCCGACCGGCTGCGCGGCCGGGACGCCCCGATCGTGGTCACGCCGCACGACCGCGAGTTCGCACGGCTCTGCGGGGAGGAGCCCGGCGCGGACCGGGTCGCCGCAGCGCTGCGGCTGGCCGCCTGGATGAACGCTGTGGTGCTGCTCAAGGGGGACCGCACGGTGATCGGCACGCCTGACGGTCGGGCGTACGTCAACCCCACCGGCACCCCGGCTCTGGCCACCGGCGGCACCGGCGACGTACTGTCCGGGCTGCTCGGCTCCCTGCTGGCCGGCGGTGTGCCGGCGGACCGTGCGGCGGCCTCGGCCGCGTACCTGCACGGGCTGGCCGGCCGGGAGGCGGCCCGAGGCGGGCCGGTGACCGCGCCCGACGTGGCCACCGCGTTGCGTCCGGTCGTCGCCCGGCTGGGCTGA
- a CDS encoding helix-turn-helix domain-containing protein, whose translation MSSTRLALLLGAVVRQQRHLRELNQRDLADLAGVSQATVARIERGDRTPSIPLLERLLAAMDSQLVVGVEPLDAHLDARIDDLAARPIAERIDELGLHRMLDRLTDFPQVITGSTAALLQGAPVPVEALEIAVRWQDSKRFTRWLEAAYGQRWNARWGEFGGVWLEPEEQGEHLWTTRYGEIRATMCDELPETIEVCHGGRSYRVVPLVDLELTEPRAAGLLRRHRARQVAGGK comes from the coding sequence ATGTCCTCCACTCGCCTCGCCCTCCTCCTCGGCGCCGTCGTGCGACAGCAACGGCACCTGCGCGAGCTGAACCAGCGGGACCTGGCCGACCTGGCCGGGGTCAGCCAGGCGACCGTCGCCCGGATCGAACGCGGCGATCGGACGCCCAGCATCCCGCTGCTGGAGCGACTGCTCGCGGCCATGGACTCACAGTTGGTCGTCGGGGTCGAGCCGCTGGACGCACACCTGGACGCCCGGATCGACGACCTGGCCGCCCGGCCGATCGCCGAGCGGATCGACGAACTGGGCCTGCACCGGATGCTGGACCGGCTCACCGACTTCCCACAGGTGATCACCGGAAGCACGGCGGCGCTGTTGCAGGGCGCGCCGGTGCCGGTCGAGGCGCTGGAGATCGCCGTGCGTTGGCAGGACTCGAAACGGTTCACCCGCTGGCTGGAGGCGGCCTACGGCCAGCGGTGGAATGCCCGCTGGGGTGAGTTCGGCGGGGTGTGGTTGGAGCCCGAGGAGCAGGGCGAGCATCTCTGGACGACCCGCTACGGCGAGATCAGGGCCACGATGTGCGACGAGCTGCCCGAAACGATCGAGGTGTGCCACGGGGGCCGGAGTTACCGGGTCGTGCCACTGGTCGATCTGGAGCTGACCGAGCCGCGGGCGGCCGGCCTGCTGCGTCGTCATCGGGCCCGGCAGGTCGCCGGCGGGAAATGA
- a CDS encoding holo-ACP synthase, whose product MIVAVGIDVVLVDRFARSLARTPLLADRLFTETERQTGSGNPRSPESLAARFAAKEAVAKALGAPAGLSWHDCEVVSDPDGRPWLTVSGTVAAAAVERGVNRWHLSLSHDGGIASAMVVAER is encoded by the coding sequence GTGATCGTCGCTGTCGGCATCGACGTCGTCCTGGTCGACCGGTTCGCCCGGTCCCTGGCGCGGACGCCGCTGCTCGCCGACCGGCTCTTCACCGAGACCGAGCGGCAGACGGGCTCCGGCAATCCACGCTCGCCGGAGTCGCTGGCCGCCCGCTTCGCCGCCAAGGAGGCCGTCGCCAAGGCGCTCGGCGCGCCGGCCGGTCTGAGCTGGCACGACTGTGAGGTCGTCTCCGACCCGGACGGCCGTCCCTGGCTGACGGTCTCCGGCACGGTGGCGGCGGCGGCCGTGGAGCGTGGGGTCAACCGCTGGCATCTCTCGCTGTCGCACGACGGCGGGATCGCGTCGGCGATGGTGGTCGCGGAACGGTGA
- the alr gene encoding alanine racemase produces the protein MWQAEVRVDLDAIRENVSRLRSGTNAELMAVVKADGYGHGMVPAARAAVDAGADWLGVCTLEEALTLRRAGVAVPVLAWLLAPGLPLHEGVSAGVDLAAASLPQLDEMIEASRRAERPARLHLKIDTGLSRGGATVADWPALLDAAAKAQADGLVEVVGVWSHFVYADMPGHPTTDRQLAVFHEGLAMVERAGLRPRWRHLANSAATLTRPDTHFDLVRPGLAVYGLSPVAGETYGLRPAMTARARVMLTKRVPSGTGVSYGHTYTTASDTNLAVVPLGYGDGVPRHASNSGPVQLAGARRTISGRVCMDQFVLDCGDDPVADGDIATLFGSGADGEPTADDWAEAVGTINYEIVTRFGGTRVPRVYDGERP, from the coding sequence ATGTGGCAGGCCGAGGTACGCGTCGATCTTGATGCGATCCGTGAGAACGTGAGCCGACTCCGGTCCGGCACCAACGCCGAGCTGATGGCGGTGGTGAAGGCCGACGGGTACGGCCACGGCATGGTCCCGGCCGCGCGGGCGGCAGTCGACGCCGGGGCGGACTGGCTCGGCGTCTGCACCCTCGAGGAGGCGCTCACCCTGCGCCGGGCCGGGGTGGCCGTGCCGGTGCTGGCCTGGCTGCTCGCGCCCGGCCTGCCGCTGCACGAGGGCGTCAGCGCCGGGGTGGACCTGGCGGCGGCCAGCCTGCCGCAACTGGACGAGATGATCGAGGCGAGCCGACGCGCCGAGCGCCCGGCCCGACTGCACCTGAAGATCGACACCGGATTGTCCCGGGGTGGGGCGACCGTCGCCGACTGGCCGGCGCTGCTCGACGCCGCCGCCAAGGCGCAGGCGGACGGCCTGGTCGAGGTGGTCGGTGTGTGGAGCCACTTCGTGTACGCGGACATGCCCGGCCACCCGACCACGGACCGGCAGTTGGCCGTCTTCCACGAGGGGCTGGCCATGGTGGAGCGGGCCGGGCTGCGTCCGCGCTGGCGGCACCTGGCCAACTCGGCGGCCACCCTGACCCGGCCGGACACCCACTTCGACCTGGTCCGGCCGGGGCTGGCCGTCTACGGGCTCTCCCCGGTGGCCGGCGAGACGTACGGGCTGCGGCCCGCGATGACCGCGCGGGCCCGGGTCATGCTCACCAAGCGGGTGCCGTCCGGCACCGGCGTCTCCTACGGGCACACCTACACCACGGCGAGCGACACGAACCTGGCCGTGGTGCCGCTCGGGTACGGCGACGGGGTGCCCCGGCACGCGTCGAACAGCGGGCCGGTGCAGCTCGCCGGCGCGCGGCGGACCATCTCCGGGCGGGTCTGCATGGACCAGTTCGTACTGGACTGCGGCGACGACCCGGTGGCCGACGGCGACATCGCGACGCTGTTCGGCAGCGGCGCCGACGGCGAGCCGACCGCCGACGACTGGGCCGAGGCCGTCGGCACGATCAACTACGAGATCGTCACCCGGTTCGGCGGCACCCGGGTGCCCCGGGTCTATGACGGTGAGCGGCCATGA
- the rimI gene encoding ribosomal protein S18-alanine N-acetyltransferase — translation MSVRLDRFRWWHIDQVLPIEADLFGAEQWSPAMFWNELANGHHYRVAVDDDGTVLGYAGLAGAPPDEVWVQNIAVRRDAQRRGVGRALLEELLAEAARVGARSTLLEVAVDNAPAQRLYAMYGFEPIGVRRGYYQPSNTDALVMQRVAESTGDGPHDHG, via the coding sequence ATGAGCGTGCGGCTGGACCGTTTCCGCTGGTGGCACATCGACCAGGTGCTGCCGATCGAGGCGGACCTCTTCGGCGCCGAGCAGTGGTCGCCGGCGATGTTCTGGAACGAGCTGGCCAACGGGCACCACTACCGGGTCGCCGTCGACGACGACGGCACGGTGCTGGGCTACGCCGGGCTCGCCGGTGCTCCGCCGGACGAGGTGTGGGTGCAGAACATCGCGGTCCGCCGCGACGCGCAGCGGCGCGGTGTCGGCCGTGCCCTGCTGGAGGAACTGCTCGCCGAGGCGGCCCGGGTCGGTGCCCGCAGCACCCTGCTGGAGGTCGCCGTGGACAACGCCCCCGCACAGCGGCTCTACGCGATGTACGGGTTCGAGCCGATCGGGGTGCGGCGCGGCTACTACCAACCGAGCAACACCGACGCGCTGGTCATGCAGCGCGTCGCCGAGTCGACCGGGGACGGACCACACGACCATGGCTGA
- a CDS encoding alpha/beta hydrolase, whose product MTARTRPRTDAGPAGARGRVAADRDAPSAGAVGYAQLWTADPGAWQAAGAAWAGLTALVERRAGELSTDARALRVAWSGRAGTAADGRLAGLRGELTSIAPALIEADQVLAEFAGRLTAAKGRLAAAVALAEGAGLLIDRHGRVDTDPARSRPSAERDGPAAARVATALRAALELAGAADRAATARLGELVMAALDGWQAPPPPGRPAPGAAPVDVRAWWAGLTPAQRRWLVGHEPTLVGRLDGLPVAARDQANRLLLGARREELLAERRRLLSRVPPGPVGALRLRRVEARLAGLEALAERLGEPRAPRAYLLGLDPTGEGRVVVSLGDPDQADRVVTYVPGMTAGLDDAPGELARVARVQGRCATLDPGEQTAGVLWLDYDAPDFLHEAATAGQARDAGPALHRFQEGLRASHEGPPARQTVLGHSYGSLVVGMAARDHGLAADALVFVGSPGVGVAQAAELGVPAGQVWASSAPDDVIRLTRPPADLARQVLLGTSPLAAALNLAGPGEHELWFGRDPAGAGFGGRTFPSGRHGHVGYWDPANPALDGMARIVLGH is encoded by the coding sequence GTGACCGCCCGGACACGCCCGCGCACGGACGCCGGGCCGGCAGGTGCCCGGGGACGCGTTGCGGCGGATCGCGACGCCCCCTCGGCGGGTGCGGTCGGCTACGCCCAGCTCTGGACCGCCGATCCGGGAGCGTGGCAGGCCGCCGGAGCCGCGTGGGCGGGGCTGACCGCGCTGGTCGAGAGGCGGGCCGGCGAGCTGAGCACGGACGCGAGGGCGCTGCGCGTCGCCTGGTCGGGCCGGGCGGGGACGGCGGCCGACGGGCGGCTCGCGGGGCTGCGCGGCGAGCTGACCTCGATCGCACCCGCGCTGATCGAGGCCGATCAGGTGCTCGCCGAGTTCGCCGGTCGGCTCACGGCGGCGAAGGGCCGGCTCGCGGCGGCGGTGGCGCTGGCGGAGGGAGCGGGGCTGCTGATCGACCGGCACGGCCGGGTCGACACCGATCCGGCCCGGTCGCGGCCGTCCGCCGAGCGGGACGGCCCGGCGGCGGCCCGGGTGGCGACGGCACTACGGGCGGCGCTGGAGCTGGCCGGCGCGGCGGACCGGGCCGCGACCGCCCGGCTGGGCGAACTCGTCATGGCGGCTCTCGACGGCTGGCAGGCGCCACCGCCGCCCGGCCGGCCCGCGCCGGGTGCCGCCCCGGTCGACGTGCGGGCGTGGTGGGCGGGGCTGACACCGGCGCAGCGCCGGTGGCTGGTGGGGCACGAGCCGACGCTGGTCGGGCGGCTCGACGGCCTGCCGGTGGCCGCCCGCGACCAGGCCAACCGGCTGCTGCTCGGTGCCCGGCGGGAGGAGCTGCTCGCCGAACGGCGGCGGCTGCTGTCCCGGGTCCCGCCCGGGCCGGTCGGCGCACTGCGGCTGCGCCGGGTCGAGGCGCGCCTGGCCGGGCTGGAGGCGCTCGCCGAGCGGCTGGGCGAGCCGCGAGCCCCGCGGGCCTACCTGCTCGGGCTGGACCCGACCGGCGAGGGACGGGTGGTGGTCTCGCTCGGTGACCCGGACCAGGCCGACCGGGTGGTGACCTACGTGCCGGGGATGACCGCCGGCCTCGACGACGCGCCGGGCGAACTGGCCCGGGTGGCGCGCGTGCAGGGCCGGTGCGCCACGCTCGACCCGGGCGAGCAGACCGCCGGGGTGCTCTGGCTGGACTACGACGCCCCGGACTTCCTGCACGAGGCGGCCACGGCCGGCCAGGCCCGGGACGCCGGTCCGGCGTTGCACCGCTTCCAGGAGGGGCTACGGGCCAGCCACGAGGGGCCGCCGGCCCGGCAGACCGTGCTCGGGCACAGCTACGGGTCGCTGGTGGTGGGCATGGCCGCCCGGGACCACGGCCTGGCCGCCGACGCGCTGGTCTTCGTCGGCTCGCCGGGGGTCGGCGTCGCGCAGGCCGCGGAGCTGGGCGTACCGGCCGGGCAGGTCTGGGCGAGCAGCGCACCGGACGACGTGATCCGGCTGACCCGTCCCCCGGCCGACCTGGCCCGGCAGGTGCTGCTCGGCACGTCACCGCTGGCGGCCGCGCTCAACCTGGCCGGGCCGGGCGAGCACGAGCTGTGGTTCGGCCGGGATCCGGCCGGAGCGGGCTTTGGTGGGCGCACCTTTCCAAGCGGGCGGCACGGCCACGTGGGCTACTGGGATCCGGCCAACCCGGCGCTGGACGGCATGGCCCGCATCGTCCTGGGCCACTGA